A window from Actinomycetospora corticicola encodes these proteins:
- a CDS encoding VWA domain-containing protein: MTGPRFTVEAFHEAHLPEGGREVDAIVAVTATETADAASTAESAVVVLIDCSGSMGDPATKIAAARRATLAALDAVPDGVLVAVVAGRHDARPVLPTAERLVVLDPTTRRQAAAAVEALTPSGGTAIGSWLRLAERLLAPHPRRLRHAILLTDGRDEHETPEDLAAAVAACEGVFTCDARGVGTDWVVEEVRGIAQALLGTADIVAEPEGLAADFAGIVDRTMGRGVGDVSLRVWAPRGATVRSVKQVSPTVSDLTDRRTPDPTKPLVGLYPLGAWGDETREYHVRIALEPLAVGEEILAARVGVAAPPAPGGDAAETLAETRVPVTWTADPSLATRLDPRVAHFTGQAELAEAIREGLDARRSGDVRTATARLGRAVALAAASGNAETSALLEKVVEVEDPTTGRVRLRRGVTAVDEMTLDVRSTRTARVREGR; this comes from the coding sequence GTGACCGGTCCGCGGTTCACCGTCGAGGCCTTCCACGAGGCGCACCTGCCCGAGGGCGGCCGCGAGGTGGACGCGATCGTGGCGGTGACCGCGACGGAGACGGCCGACGCCGCGAGCACGGCGGAGTCGGCCGTGGTGGTGCTGATCGACTGCTCGGGCTCGATGGGCGACCCCGCGACGAAGATCGCGGCCGCACGTCGCGCCACCCTCGCCGCGCTCGACGCGGTGCCGGACGGGGTGCTCGTCGCGGTCGTGGCGGGCCGCCACGACGCCCGGCCCGTCCTCCCGACGGCGGAACGTCTCGTCGTGCTGGACCCGACCACGCGACGCCAGGCGGCCGCGGCCGTCGAGGCGCTGACGCCGTCCGGGGGCACGGCGATCGGCTCGTGGCTCCGGCTCGCGGAGCGGCTGCTCGCGCCGCACCCGCGCCGCCTGCGGCACGCGATCCTGCTGACCGACGGCCGCGACGAGCACGAGACCCCCGAGGACCTCGCCGCCGCGGTGGCGGCCTGCGAGGGCGTCTTCACCTGCGACGCCCGCGGGGTCGGCACCGACTGGGTCGTCGAGGAGGTCCGCGGGATCGCGCAGGCACTCCTGGGCACCGCCGACATCGTCGCCGAGCCCGAGGGGCTCGCCGCGGACTTCGCGGGCATCGTCGACCGGACGATGGGGCGGGGCGTCGGCGACGTGTCCCTGCGGGTGTGGGCGCCCCGCGGGGCCACGGTGCGCTCGGTCAAGCAGGTGTCGCCCACCGTCTCCGACCTCACCGACCGCCGCACGCCCGACCCGACGAAGCCCCTGGTCGGGCTCTACCCGCTCGGCGCGTGGGGCGACGAGACGCGCGAGTACCACGTCCGGATCGCGCTGGAGCCGCTCGCCGTCGGGGAGGAGATCCTCGCGGCGCGGGTGGGGGTCGCCGCACCCCCCGCGCCCGGCGGGGACGCGGCGGAGACGCTCGCCGAGACCCGGGTGCCGGTGACCTGGACCGCCGACCCGTCGCTCGCGACGCGGCTGGACCCGCGGGTCGCGCACTTCACCGGGCAGGCCGAGCTCGCCGAGGCCATCCGGGAGGGGCTCGACGCGCGACGGTCCGGCGACGTCCGCACCGCGACCGCGCGGCTCGGCCGGGCGGTCGCCCTCGCCGCGGCGTCGGGCAACGCCGAGACGTCGGCGCTGCTGGAGAAGGTGGTCGAGGTCGAGGACCCGACGACGGGACGGGTGCGGCTGCGACGCGGGGTGACCGCGGTCGACGAGATGACCCTGGACGTCCGGTCCACGCGGACGGCACGGGTGCGGGAGGGCCGGTGA
- a CDS encoding protein phosphatase 2C domain-containing protein: MSAALGAACAVCGETGDPGDRFCEGCGTALPETVGSPDGPRRGTRGYPVTARVTLLPTTPVASGPPGAENPGTDHERSQTTDSEPPHAAYGEGTIADTTTGHADREACDGTVPPGARDHAEHDVPGAAAITDLGRVRAANEDAYGLARLPLAGEVGDLVVGVVCDGVASVPGSERASLAACAAVLEAARDALAHPDTDDPDLAPTGGVDLTELAHVCADAATEAVTELAGDRDAPACTYVSALVVDEILVISWIGDSRAYWLVPEAPEDSVVLTTDDSWAAEAVAIGLLDAETAYADPRAHAITRWVAADGPPGPAHVVAHAADRPGIVLICSDGLWNHVPAPADLARLVADTPAETATAMLDAALDDGGTDNTTLVVVDVTVPERDTP, from the coding sequence GTGAGCGCGGCACTGGGAGCCGCGTGTGCCGTGTGCGGGGAGACCGGTGACCCCGGCGACCGGTTCTGCGAGGGGTGCGGCACGGCGCTGCCGGAGACGGTCGGCAGTCCGGACGGGCCCCGGCGCGGCACGCGCGGGTATCCGGTGACCGCGCGGGTGACGCTCCTCCCCACCACGCCGGTCGCATCCGGCCCGCCGGGGGCCGAGAATCCCGGCACGGACCACGAACGGTCGCAGACGACCGACAGCGAGCCGCCGCACGCGGCGTACGGGGAGGGCACCATCGCCGACACGACCACCGGGCACGCCGACCGGGAGGCGTGCGACGGCACCGTGCCGCCCGGGGCGCGGGACCACGCCGAGCACGACGTCCCGGGCGCGGCGGCGATCACCGACCTCGGGCGCGTCCGCGCGGCCAACGAGGACGCCTACGGGCTCGCCCGGCTGCCGTTGGCCGGGGAGGTCGGGGACCTGGTCGTCGGGGTGGTCTGCGACGGCGTCGCCTCCGTGCCGGGCAGCGAGCGCGCCTCGCTGGCGGCCTGCGCCGCCGTCCTCGAGGCCGCCCGCGACGCGCTCGCCCATCCCGACACCGACGACCCGGACCTCGCTCCCACCGGTGGGGTCGACCTCACCGAGCTCGCCCACGTGTGCGCCGACGCCGCGACCGAGGCGGTGACGGAGCTGGCCGGGGACCGGGACGCCCCCGCGTGCACGTACGTCTCCGCGCTCGTCGTCGACGAGATCCTCGTGATCAGCTGGATCGGCGACAGCCGTGCCTACTGGCTGGTGCCCGAGGCCCCGGAGGACTCCGTGGTGCTGACCACGGACGACTCGTGGGCGGCGGAGGCGGTCGCGATCGGCCTGCTCGACGCCGAGACGGCCTACGCCGACCCCCGGGCGCACGCGATCACCCGCTGGGTCGCCGCGGACGGGCCGCCCGGTCCGGCCCACGTGGTGGCGCACGCCGCGGACCGGCCGGGGATCGTGCTGATCTGCAGCGACGGGCTGTGGAACCACGTGCCCGCGCCGGCGGATCTCGCGCGGCTCGTCGCCGACACACCCGCGGAGACCGCGACGGCGATGCTCGACGCCGCGCTCGACGACGGCGGCACCGACAACACCACCCTCGTCGTGGTCGACGTGACGGTCCCGGAGCGGGACACGCCGTGA
- a CDS encoding tetratricopeptide repeat protein: MTAAPPTLCVRPGCDGTLEDDGFCDTCGRAAPAGAGGSGESGIPSGAGVGALGEGPPTAAASPAATGPATAASVAAVGPATAASGGSGSSPSGRVPSGSGRTGTGPGSGRTRSGSSRRRIGAGLVAIEPEPAADPADAVLADPVVPESGRYCGACDAEVGRGRDGRPGRTEGFCPQCGTRFSFTPALAPGDVVAGQYEVLGCLAHGGLGWIHLARDRRVRDRWVVLKGLLNTGDAAALAAADAEQDFLAQLVHPHIVRIYNVVTDGDATYIVMEYVGGRSLRAMRDPREPMDPEHALAYVLEVLPALAHMHERGLLYCDFKPDNVVQTGTDVTLIDLGAVRRIDEPGGDVWGTVGYQAPEIAPDGVGPSVASDVYTVGRTIAVLVANFDFHGAMRDVLPFPEDAPALEEEPLRRLLERATAPDPAARFGSVEDLAEQMVGVLRQLTAVHTTPPPRLSTVLAAPSASVGVDGPASPAELAAALPPPLPDPDDPSTPEVVAAATQGPRAVLAAVSAEGALDTDQARLSAVTAHLDAGEVEAAGRALEEHAVPGEWTWTWLRTRHAAAAGRGALAERLADEVADALPGELAPQFALASLAEHRASDAGEPAAGITRERFERIWRTDRTWTGAAFALARLRVACGDRAGAVAVLDEVPPTSVHAPDARVAAVRVLLGAPRLTRSAVMEAGTRSEAVDLDPLRAATLQTEVLQACRGLDADERTGTVFGCALDDDALGFALEERYRLRARYARTTPERFALVDAANDARPWTAR; this comes from the coding sequence GTGACCGCCGCTCCGCCCACGCTCTGCGTCCGCCCCGGCTGCGACGGCACGCTCGAGGACGACGGGTTCTGCGACACCTGCGGGCGAGCGGCACCGGCCGGAGCGGGCGGGTCGGGCGAATCCGGCATCCCGTCGGGGGCGGGCGTCGGAGCCCTCGGGGAGGGGCCGCCGACCGCCGCCGCGTCCCCGGCCGCGACCGGGCCCGCCACGGCGGCATCCGTGGCCGCCGTCGGCCCTGCCACGGCCGCGTCGGGCGGCTCCGGGTCGTCCCCCTCCGGTCGTGTCCCGAGCGGGTCGGGCCGGACGGGGACCGGGCCGGGGTCCGGGCGCACGCGGTCGGGGTCGAGCCGGCGGCGGATCGGTGCCGGGTTGGTCGCCATCGAGCCGGAACCGGCCGCCGACCCGGCCGACGCGGTGCTGGCCGACCCGGTGGTGCCGGAGAGCGGTCGGTACTGCGGGGCGTGCGACGCGGAGGTCGGGCGCGGGCGCGACGGACGACCCGGCCGCACCGAGGGGTTCTGCCCGCAGTGCGGCACCCGCTTCTCGTTCACGCCCGCCCTCGCGCCCGGGGACGTGGTGGCCGGCCAGTACGAGGTGCTGGGTTGCCTGGCCCACGGCGGCCTCGGCTGGATCCACCTGGCCCGCGACCGCCGGGTGCGCGACCGGTGGGTGGTGCTCAAGGGCCTGCTCAACACCGGGGACGCCGCGGCCCTCGCCGCCGCCGACGCCGAGCAGGACTTCCTCGCACAGCTGGTGCACCCGCACATCGTGCGGATCTACAACGTCGTGACCGACGGGGACGCGACCTACATCGTCATGGAGTACGTCGGGGGGCGGTCGCTGCGGGCCATGCGCGACCCGCGGGAGCCGATGGACCCCGAGCACGCCCTGGCCTACGTGCTCGAGGTGCTGCCCGCGCTGGCCCACATGCACGAGCGCGGCCTGCTGTACTGCGACTTCAAGCCCGACAACGTGGTGCAGACCGGCACCGACGTCACCCTGATCGACCTCGGCGCGGTGCGGCGGATCGACGAGCCGGGCGGCGACGTGTGGGGCACGGTCGGCTACCAGGCCCCGGAGATCGCCCCGGACGGCGTCGGGCCGTCCGTCGCCTCGGACGTCTACACGGTCGGTCGCACGATCGCGGTGCTCGTGGCGAACTTCGACTTCCACGGCGCGATGCGCGACGTGCTCCCGTTCCCGGAGGACGCCCCGGCCCTCGAGGAGGAGCCGCTGCGCCGACTGCTCGAGCGGGCCACCGCGCCCGACCCGGCCGCTCGTTTCGGGAGCGTCGAGGACCTCGCCGAGCAGATGGTCGGGGTGCTGCGCCAGCTCACCGCGGTCCACACGACACCGCCGCCGCGGCTCTCCACGGTGCTCGCGGCCCCCTCGGCGTCGGTGGGGGTCGACGGGCCGGCCTCCCCCGCCGAGCTCGCGGCCGCGCTCCCCCCGCCGCTGCCCGACCCCGACGACCCGTCGACGCCCGAGGTGGTCGCGGCCGCCACCCAGGGCCCGCGCGCGGTCCTCGCGGCGGTCTCGGCCGAGGGCGCCCTCGACACCGACCAGGCCCGCCTGTCCGCGGTGACCGCCCACCTCGACGCCGGCGAGGTCGAGGCCGCGGGCCGGGCCCTCGAGGAGCACGCGGTGCCCGGGGAGTGGACCTGGACGTGGCTGCGGACCCGCCACGCGGCTGCGGCCGGCCGGGGCGCGCTCGCCGAGCGCCTCGCCGACGAGGTCGCCGACGCGCTGCCGGGCGAGCTCGCCCCCCAGTTCGCGCTGGCCTCGCTCGCCGAGCACCGGGCGTCGGACGCCGGGGAGCCGGCCGCCGGGATCACCCGGGAGCGCTTCGAACGGATCTGGCGCACCGACCGCACGTGGACCGGCGCGGCGTTCGCGCTGGCCCGGCTCCGCGTGGCCTGCGGTGACCGGGCGGGCGCGGTGGCGGTCCTCGACGAGGTGCCGCCGACGTCGGTCCACGCGCCCGACGCGCGGGTCGCGGCCGTCCGGGTGCTCCTCGGCGCGCCGCGTCTGACACGCTCGGCGGTCATGGAGGCGGGAACACGCAGCGAGGCGGTCGACCTGGACCCGTTGCGTGCTGCCACGCTGCAGACCGAGGTCCTGCAGGCCTGCCGCGGCCTGGACGCCGACGAGCGCACCGGCACGGTGTTCGGCTGCGCCCTCGACGACGACGCCCTCGGGTTCGCCCTCGAGGAGCGCTACCGGCTGCGGGCCCGTTACGCCCGCACGACACCGGAGCGGTTCGCCCTGGTCGACGCGGCGAACGACGCCCGGCCGTGGACCGCCCGGTGA
- a CDS encoding transporter substrate-binding domain-containing protein, whose protein sequence is MTAGRRVGRRSALLVLLVALVAGCSSAAPTTPVEPVRPVPAGTTVVTGPATAARDTSCGDPRVSLTPTPPPPPGAMPAGSTMAAIVARGALIVGVDQATVPLSYRDPRTGELTGLDVAVAREMARAILGDPSRVRFRIESSAQRIPNLLDGSVDMVVQAMTITCERKRQVGMSAVYYEAAQRLVVPRTSPVTGIADLGGRPVCAPLGTTSIATLQNSRGANGRPPTVVGVPENSDCLVLLQQEQVDAATTDDAILTGFALEDRRLEVRGAALDAEPYGIAVAPGRTDLLRFVNGTLDRMRADGTLAAIATATVGNAAAVPTAVTYAG, encoded by the coding sequence GTGACGGCGGGCCGACGGGTGGGGCGCCGGTCGGCCCTGCTCGTGCTGCTCGTCGCCCTCGTCGCGGGCTGCTCGTCGGCGGCGCCGACGACGCCGGTGGAGCCCGTCCGCCCGGTGCCCGCGGGCACCACGGTGGTCACCGGTCCGGCCACCGCCGCGCGCGACACCAGCTGCGGCGACCCCCGCGTGAGCCTCACCCCCACTCCCCCGCCGCCGCCCGGCGCCATGCCCGCGGGGTCGACGATGGCCGCGATCGTGGCCCGGGGCGCCCTGATCGTCGGGGTCGACCAGGCGACGGTCCCGCTGAGCTACCGCGACCCGCGCACCGGCGAGCTGACCGGGCTCGACGTCGCCGTGGCCCGGGAGATGGCCCGCGCGATCCTCGGCGATCCGTCCCGCGTGCGGTTCCGCATCGAGAGCTCCGCGCAGCGCATCCCGAACCTGCTCGACGGCTCGGTGGACATGGTGGTGCAGGCCATGACCATCACCTGCGAACGCAAGCGCCAGGTCGGCATGTCCGCGGTCTACTACGAGGCGGCGCAACGCCTCGTCGTGCCGCGGACCTCACCGGTGACCGGCATCGCCGACCTCGGGGGCCGGCCGGTGTGCGCCCCCCTGGGCACCACCTCGATCGCCACCCTGCAGAACAGCCGCGGGGCGAACGGGCGACCTCCCACGGTGGTCGGCGTCCCCGAGAACAGCGACTGCCTCGTGCTGCTCCAGCAGGAGCAGGTCGACGCCGCGACCACCGACGACGCCATCCTCACCGGGTTCGCCCTGGAGGACCGTCGCCTCGAGGTGCGTGGCGCCGCGCTGGACGCCGAGCCCTACGGCATCGCGGTCGCCCCGGGGCGCACCGACCTGCTGCGGTTCGTCAACGGGACGCTCGACCGGATGCGCGCCGACGGGACGCTCGCCGCGATCGCCACCGCCACCGTCGGGAACGCGGCCGCCGTCCCCACCGCCGTCACCTACGCCGGATGA
- a CDS encoding undecaprenyl-diphosphate phosphatase, giving the protein MSAHLSWLEAAVIGALQGVAELFPVSSLGHSILLPAVLGGSWARDLDVTAKDSPYLAFVVGLHVATALAMIVYFWRDWVRILTGLVTSVRDRRVENDDQRLAWMLVLATIPVGLAGLVLDQLFRTLLAKPVPTAAFLVANGLLLIAVEELARRRAGAAGSAGAAGPAGATGPGAGAVDAPTVRLDAPTQVLRGSRVATATTPEEQADARLARLPLLTAVLIGAAQILALLPGISRSGATIGSGLLSKLSHEDAARFAFLLATPVILAAGVLKLPELFGPAGDGIRGQVLLGSVLSGVGAYVSVRFLTRYFEHRSMRPFGVYCIVAGAACLAWFTLA; this is encoded by the coding sequence GTGTCGGCACATCTGAGCTGGCTGGAAGCTGCCGTCATCGGGGCGCTGCAGGGCGTCGCCGAATTGTTCCCGGTGTCCAGTCTGGGCCATTCGATCCTGTTGCCCGCGGTGCTCGGCGGCTCCTGGGCGCGCGATCTGGACGTCACCGCGAAGGACTCGCCCTATCTCGCCTTCGTGGTCGGCCTGCACGTCGCCACCGCGCTGGCCATGATCGTCTACTTCTGGCGTGACTGGGTGCGAATCCTCACCGGCCTGGTCACCAGCGTCCGGGACCGCCGGGTGGAGAACGACGACCAGCGGCTCGCCTGGATGCTCGTCCTCGCGACGATCCCGGTCGGGCTCGCGGGGCTCGTCCTCGACCAGCTCTTCCGCACGCTGCTCGCGAAGCCGGTGCCGACCGCCGCGTTCCTCGTGGCGAACGGGTTGCTGCTCATCGCCGTCGAGGAGCTCGCGCGACGCCGGGCCGGCGCGGCGGGTTCGGCGGGCGCGGCAGGCCCGGCGGGCGCGACGGGACCGGGGGCCGGGGCGGTGGACGCCCCGACCGTCCGGCTGGACGCCCCCACCCAGGTCCTGCGCGGCTCCCGGGTCGCCACGGCGACGACCCCCGAGGAGCAGGCCGACGCCCGGCTCGCCCGCCTGCCGCTGCTGACCGCGGTGCTGATCGGCGCCGCCCAGATCCTGGCCCTGCTCCCGGGGATCAGCCGCTCCGGCGCGACGATCGGCAGCGGCCTGCTGTCGAAGCTCTCCCACGAGGACGCCGCCCGGTTCGCGTTCCTCCTGGCGACGCCGGTGATCCTGGCGGCGGGGGTGCTCAAGCTGCCGGAGCTGTTCGGTCCGGCGGGCGACGGCATCCGCGGCCAGGTGCTGCTGGGCTCGGTGCTCTCCGGGGTCGGGGCGTACGTCTCGGTGCGCTTCCTGACCCGGTACTTCGAGCACCGCTCGATGCGCCCGTTCGGTGTCTACTGCATCGTCGCGGGCGCCGCGTGCCTCGCGTGGTTCACCCTGGCCTGA